A region of Porites lutea chromosome 13, jaPorLute2.1, whole genome shotgun sequence DNA encodes the following proteins:
- the LOC140922268 gene encoding von Willebrand factor A domain-containing protein 2-like, which produces MDIHYQACVSQTFNLVFVVDGSGSIEDQEKGNFQRAKDFIIEIVKSFNIEEDATQVALVLYNSNPDVVFEFKDNFDDIEEEIQEMDYPGGGTNTGKALDKVRNYVFKKLKKDREDLPKVVVVVTDGRSQDNVAVPAQQLRDDGATIISLGVGCCFDEDELNEMATDPDEKHVVEASFSELDKFKDAMKEQICAAVDFCSSNPCLNNGTCTSLTSDFQCQCSPGWQGKDCSKGWYNMSLNN; this is translated from the exons atggatatCCATTATCAAG CTTGTGTTTCACAAACATTTAACCTGGTGTTCGTCGTTGACGGATCAGGAAGTATAGAGGaccaagaaaaaggaaactttcagCGTGCAAAAGACTTCATTATTGAAATAGTAAAGTCTTTTAACATCGAAGAAGACGCAACACAAGTAGCACTAGTACTTTACAATAGTAACCCGGACGTTGTCTTTGAATTCAAAGACAACTTTGATGACATAGAGGAAGAGATCCAAGAAATGGATTACCCAGGCGGAGGTACCAATACAGGCAAAGCACTAGACAAAGTACGCAATTatgtctttaaaaaattgaagaaagaTCGCGAAGATCTTCCGAAGGTCGTTGTGGTAGTGACTGACGGACGTTCTCAAGATAACGTAGCAGTACCGGCTCAGCAGCTTCGCGATGATGGTGCAACTATTATTAGTCTTGGGGTTGGTTGCTGCTTTGACGAGGATGAACTTAATGAAATGGCTACTGATCCCGATGAAAAACACGTTGTAGAAGCAAGTTTTTCAGAATTGGATAAATTCAAAGATGCAATGAAAGAACAGATTTGCGCTG CGGTTGACTTTTGTTCCAGTAACCCTTGCCTGAATAACGGAACATGCACAAGTTTAACAAGTGATTTCCAATGTCAGTGTTCACCTGGTTGGCAAGGAAAAGACTGCAGCAAGGGTTGGTACAACATGTCTTTAAACAACTGA